The following coding sequences are from one Oncorhynchus nerka isolate Pitt River linkage group LG6, Oner_Uvic_2.0, whole genome shotgun sequence window:
- the LOC115130758 gene encoding ADP-ribosylation factor-like protein 9 has translation MPGVREAAVVGFTLAVTGGVGYVIWTFVSSGVKAKKAKPKPKQEPEKIEKDTRNETAQKVPERAKQTPTVVVTEVKPTGKQVLVLGLEGSGKTSLLHCFATGSLEQDVTPTQGFNAVSINREDLQIEFLEIGGTENLQPYWKRYMCKAMVLVFVVDSSDAAQFPLAKKHLHELLETDLFLPLVVLANKQDNQGACSITTLHEALSLEEVGDQRKLFLIGTHVRKGDTEVNSAVQDARDLIIQMVQDGR, from the exons ATGCCTGGTGTCAGAGAAGCTGCGGTCGTAGGTTTTACTCTCGCAGTAACCGGAGGAGTTGGGTATGTCATCTGGACTTTTGTGTCTTCGGGGGTAAAGGCAAAGAAGGCGAAGCCAAAGCCAAAGCAAGAACCAGAGAAAATAGAAAAGGACACTAGAAATGAAACTGCACAAAAAGTACCAGAACGCGCAAAACAAACACCAACAGTCGTAGTAACAGAG GTGAAGCCCACAGGAAAGCAAGTCCTGGTGCTTGGCCTTGAAGGGTCAGGGAAGACCAGCCTGCTGCACTGCTTTGCCACGGGGAGTCTGGAGCAGGATGTGACCCCAACACAGGGCTTTAACGCTGTGTCCATCAATAGGGAGGACCTGCAGATCGAGTTCCTAGAAA TTGGCGGCACAGAGAACCTGCAGCCCTATTGGAAGAGGTACATGTGCAAGGCTATGGTGCTGGTGTTTGTGGTGGACTCCTCAGACGCCGCCCAGTTCCCTTTGGCTAAGAAGCATCTCCACGAGCTACTCGAAACTGACCTTTTCCTTCCCTTAGTGGTACTAGCCAACAAGCAG GATAACCAAGGGGCCTGCAGTATCACAACGCTCCATGAAGCCCTGTCCCTGGAGGAAGTGGGGGACCAGCGCAAGCTCTTCCTCATTGGCACCCATGTCAGGAAGGGGGACACAGAGGTGAACTCTGCTGTGCAGGACGCCCGGGACCTGATCATTCAAATGGTGCAGGATGGTAGATAG
- the LOC115130759 gene encoding signal recognition particle subunit SRP72-like, translating into MASGGGTVASLWTEVNRCGQNGDFTRAIKAVNKILHEVKEDVTALHCKIVCLLQNGSFKEALNVMNTYSKILGSELIVFEKAYCEYRLNRVESALKTIEGVSEQTDKLKELYGQVLYRMERYDECKAVYTDLIRNSQDEYEEERKTNLSAVVAAMSTWEKASPDDLGLSETTYELSYNAACTLIGQGQLTEAMNKLQEAEELCRVSLSEDLDITEEDIESELAVIHSQMAYVMQLQGRTEVALQLYNQVIKLKPSDVGLLAVTANNIITINKDQNVFDSKKKVKLTNADGVEYKLAKKQLQAIEFNKALLAMYTNQVDQCRKLSSGLQSQNPGHPRPVLIQVAQLCREKQHSKAMELLQCFADQHPESASGIKLTMAQLYLTQGHVTKACDILRSIDDFKHKQGMISALVTMYNHEEDIDSAIDVFSQAIQHYQSEQPGSSIHLALVREAADFKLKYGRKKEAISDLEQLWKQNTNDIHTLAQLISAYSLVDQDKAKSLSKHLPSLESMSFNVDVDELENSHGANYVRKKAVKVPGDNLPKEQGQGDVKKKRKKKKGKLPKNYDQTANPDQERWLPMRERTYYRGRKKGKKKEQVGKGTQGATSGAVSDLDASKTANSPPPPPGQGQPKPLPPPRPPLPATLSLRDSRSLPLQGQGPARRPLRRRKREARVAGSLENVADIEQHIGDHHHMARNSQNHELCHFSKLVITF; encoded by the exons ATGGCGAGTGGAGGAGGCACAGTTGCTTCGCTGTGGACAGAAGTGAATCGTTGTGGACAGAATGGAGATTTTACTCGGGCCATCAAAGCTGTCAACAAAA TTTTGCATGAAGTCAAGGAAGACGTGACAGCCCTTCACTGTAAAATAGTATGCCTGCTGCAAAATGGTAGcttcaaagaggcactgaatgtCATGAACACATATTCAAAAATACTTGGCAG TGAACTCATTGTGTTTGAAAAGGCCTACTGTGAGTACCGGTTGAACAGAGTTGAAAGTGCTCTGAAGACCATTGAAGGTGTTTCAGAACAAACAGACAAGCTCAAAGAACTCTATGGTCAAGTG CTGTACCGTATGGAGCGCTATGACGAGTGCAAGGCTGTCTACACGGACCTGATCAGGAACTCCCAGGATGAAtacgaagaggagaggaagacaaaCCTCTCAGCCGTGGTGGCTGCTATGAGCACATGGGAGAAGGCTTCTCCG GATGATCTTGGCCTGTCAGAGACTACATATGAGCTGAGCTACAACGCTGCCTGTACTCTAATTGGTCAAGGCCAACTCACGGAGGCTATGAACAAACTACAGGAAGCAGAAG AGCTTTGTCGTGTTTCATTGTCTGAGGATTTG GATATAACTGAGGAGGACATTGAGTCAGAGCTGGCCGTCATCCACTCCCAGATGGCCTACGTTATGCAGTTACAGGGTCGGACAGAAGTGGCGCTGCAGCTCTATAACCAAGTCATCAAGCTCAA GCCATCGGATGTGGGACTTCTAGCTGTGACTGCTAACAACATCATTACAATAAACAAG GACCAAAACGTGTTTGACTCTAAGAAGAAGGTGAAACTGACAAATGCTGACGGTGTCGAGTACAAGCTGGCCAAGAAACAGCTGCAAGCCATCGAATTCAACAAAGCCCTGTTGGCTATGTACACTAACCAG GTGGACCAGTGCAGAAAGCTGTCGTCAGGCCTCCAGTCCCAGAACCCAGGCCACCCGCGGCCCGTTCTGATCCAGGTGGCTCAGCTGTGCAGAGAGAAGCAACACTCCAAGGCCATGGAGCTGCTTCAG TGTTTCGCAGACCAGCACCCAGAGAGTGCATCTGGTATCAAATTAACAATGGCACAACTCTATTTGACTCAAG GTCACGTTACCAAAGCATGTGACATCTTGAGGTCGATCGACGATTTCAAGCACAAACAAGGGATG ATCTCAGCTCTGGTAACGATGTACAACCACGAAGAGGACATTGACAGCGCAATTGATGTCTTCAGCCAAGCTATTCAGCACTACCAATCTGAACAG CCTGGTTCCTCTATTCACCTGGCACTCGTTCGAGAGGCCGCCGATTTCAAGCTGAAGTATGGACGGAAAAAGGAAGCCATCAGTGACCTGGAACAACTGTGGAA GCAAAACACCAATGACATCCACACTTTGGCACAACTCATCTCTGCCTATTCTTTGGTCGATCAAGATAAAGCCAAGTC CCTCAGCAAGCACCTCCCTTCCCTTGAAAGCATGTCGTTTAACGTGGACGTAGATGAGCTGGAGAACTCTCATGGCGCCAACTACGTCAGAAAGAAGGCCGTTAAAGTACCGGGAGACAACCTTCCCAAAGAACAAGG CCAGGGGGATGTTaaaaagaagaggaagaaaaaGAAGG GAAAATTGCCCAAGAACTACGACCAAACAGCGAACCCTGACCAGGAGAGATGGCTGCCCATGAGAGAGCGCACCTACTACCGGGGCAGGAAGAAGGGCAAGAAGAAGGAACAAGTGGGTAAAGGCACGCAGGGGGCCACGTCAGGAGCCGTGTCCGACCT GGATGCCAGTAAGACAGCCAACAGTCCCCCACCTCCCCCCGGCCAGGGTCAGCCCAAGCCCCTGCCTCCACCTCGGCCCCCGCTGCCAGCAACGTTGTCCCTCCGCGACAGCAGAAGCCTGCCACTGCAGGGCCAGGGGCCCGCAAGAAGGCCCCTCAGAAGAAGAAAAAGGGAGGCAAGGGTGGCTGGTAGCCTGGAGAACGTTGCAGATATTGAGCAACACATTGGTGACCACCACCACATGGCCCGGAACTCACAGAATCATGAGCTTTGTCATTTTTCTAAGTTGGTTAtaacattttaa
- the LOC115130761 gene encoding leptin receptor overlapping transcript-like 1 isoform X2 — translation MAGIKALISLSFGGAIGLMFLMLGCALPVYDKYWPLFLLFFYILAPIPYCISRRIVDDTDSASNACKELALFLTTGIVVSAFGLPIIFARADVIAWGACALVLTGNVVIFATILGFFLVFGTNDDFSWQQ, via the exons ATGGCCGGGATTAAAG CTCTGATCAGCCTGTCCTTTGGTGGGGCTATTGGCCTCATGTTCCTGATGCTAGGATGTGCTCTTCCAGTGTATGA TAAATACTGGCCCttgttcctcctcttcttctacaTCCTCGCCCCAATCCCTTACTGCATCTCCCGGAGAATTGTTGACGACACAGACTCAGCCAGCAACGCCTGCAAAGAGCTGGCATTATTTCTCACAACGGGCATAGTGGTTTCAGCCTTTGGCCTGCCCATCATTTTCGCAAGAGCTGATGTT ATTGCCTGGGGAGCATGTGCGCTTGTGTTAACAGGCAATGTAGTCATCTTCGCAACCATTCTGGGATTCTTTTTGGTCTTCGGCACAAACGACGACTTTAGTTGGCAGCAGTG
- the LOC115130761 gene encoding leptin receptor overlapping transcript-like 1 isoform X1 produces MAGIKALISLSFGGAIGLMFLMLGCALPVYDKYWPLFLLFFYILAPIPYCISRRIVDDTDSASNACKELALFLTTGIVVSAFGLPIIFARADVIAWGACALVLTGNVVIFATILGFFLVFGTNDDFSWQQW; encoded by the exons ATGGCCGGGATTAAAG CTCTGATCAGCCTGTCCTTTGGTGGGGCTATTGGCCTCATGTTCCTGATGCTAGGATGTGCTCTTCCAGTGTATGA TAAATACTGGCCCttgttcctcctcttcttctacaTCCTCGCCCCAATCCCTTACTGCATCTCCCGGAGAATTGTTGACGACACAGACTCAGCCAGCAACGCCTGCAAAGAGCTGGCATTATTTCTCACAACGGGCATAGTGGTTTCAGCCTTTGGCCTGCCCATCATTTTCGCAAGAGCTGATGTT ATTGCCTGGGGAGCATGTGCGCTTGTGTTAACAGGCAATGTAGTCATCTTCGCAACCATTCTGGGATTCTTTTTGGTCTTCGGCACAAACGACGACTTTAGTTGGCAGCAGTGGTAA